The following proteins are encoded in a genomic region of Microcoleus sp. FACHB-68:
- the trmB gene encoding tRNA (guanosine(46)-N7)-methyltransferase TrmB: MARVRVRQHVNPLSKMYQTPVQPPVWSQVYADAAKPLHLDIGCAWGRFLLNMAQLEPAWNYLGLEIREALVEQAIVSRNQLGLTNLHYLFCNANNSLKPVLESLPAGVLQRVTIQFPDPWFKHRHQKRRMVQPAMVEDLAACMTAGGQVFIQSDVEEVEREMCARFDEHPAFSRTHDGEEWLTENPLPVATEREIYTLERGEPVYRALFVRR; this comes from the coding sequence GTGGCACGAGTGAGAGTGCGCCAACACGTTAATCCACTCAGCAAGATGTATCAGACGCCGGTGCAGCCGCCGGTTTGGAGTCAAGTCTATGCTGACGCTGCTAAGCCGCTACATCTAGATATTGGTTGCGCTTGGGGGCGATTTTTGCTCAATATGGCGCAATTAGAACCGGCTTGGAATTATCTAGGATTAGAAATTCGGGAAGCACTGGTAGAGCAAGCAATCGTATCGCGAAATCAACTCGGTTTAACTAACCTGCACTATCTGTTTTGCAATGCGAATAACTCATTGAAACCTGTGCTAGAATCCTTGCCGGCTGGCGTTTTACAGCGCGTTACCATTCAGTTTCCCGATCCTTGGTTCAAACACCGGCATCAAAAACGGCGTATGGTGCAACCGGCAATGGTAGAGGATTTAGCTGCCTGTATGACTGCCGGCGGACAGGTTTTTATTCAATCTGATGTTGAAGAAGTAGAAAGGGAAATGTGCGCTCGATTTGACGAGCATCCAGCGTTTAGCAGAACGCACGATGGCGAGGAATGGCTAACAGAAAATCCGCTGCCGGTAGCAACTGAACGCGAAATTTATACCCTAGAAAGGGGTGAGCCGGTGTATCGAGCGTTGTTTGTTCGTCGTTAA
- a CDS encoding pentapeptide repeat-containing protein: MALRTGEGNMKFKIIEIVTLLISLGLTVPVIAANQAHITRLLQTKECRLCNLSNANLTNANLSDADLRNSYLEGADLSGADLSGAKLNGAKLRGANLSNTNLMGADLQNANLIDANLSGADLRSARLSLANLTKANLSNADLIGAYLIKANLEEANLTGVDLTDVILTGTIMPDGKIHEDIKK; the protein is encoded by the coding sequence ATGGCTTTACGCACAGGTGAAGGCAATATGAAATTCAAAATAATTGAGATTGTCACTCTGTTAATCTCCCTCGGTTTAACCGTGCCGGTGATAGCAGCAAATCAGGCACACATTACGCGATTGCTGCAAACAAAAGAATGCCGGCTTTGCAATCTGAGTAATGCTAACCTAACTAACGCCAACCTCAGTGACGCCGATCTCCGCAATAGCTATCTTGAAGGTGCCGATCTTTCCGGTGCCGATCTTTCTGGTGCTAAACTCAACGGTGCCAAACTTAGAGGTGCCAACTTGAGCAATACCAATTTGATGGGTGCCGATCTTCAGAATGCTAACCTAATAGATGCCAACTTAAGTGGTGCTGACTTAAGATCCGCTCGCTTAAGTTTGGCAAATTTAACCAAGGCGAATCTGAGTAATGCTGATTTAATTGGTGCCTATTTAATTAAAGCCAACCTTGAAGAAGCCAATCTCACCGGCGTTGACTTAACAGATGTTATTTTAACAGGAACGATCATGCCAGATGGAAAAATTCACGAAGACATCAAAAAGTAA
- a CDS encoding alr0857 family protein, whose protein sequence is MLKFTYTETSFHLDRLAQSLEELVAARVIVAMRVGQSLCVEPITASFLLPADLPGLHYLETEMQREGSDTISVCAADAEYVEVSLRGTWVAADGETAEGVFVTALCDRTEFFLLKCWQEAQTCASFVKEAGD, encoded by the coding sequence ATGCTGAAGTTCACATACACTGAAACAAGCTTTCATTTAGATCGTCTGGCTCAATCTTTAGAGGAATTGGTTGCCGCACGAGTGATTGTGGCAATGCGAGTTGGCCAAAGCCTCTGCGTTGAACCAATAACGGCGTCCTTTCTACTCCCTGCCGATTTACCCGGTTTGCATTACTTGGAAACTGAGATGCAGCGAGAAGGAAGCGATACGATCTCAGTGTGTGCGGCTGATGCAGAGTATGTTGAAGTCAGCTTGCGGGGGACTTGGGTTGCGGCAGACGGTGAAACCGCTGAGGGGGTGTTTGTCACAGCATTGTGTGATCGCACTGAATTCTTCTTGCTCAAGTGTTGGCAAGAAGCTCAAACTTGCGCCTCTTTTGTAAAGGAAGCCGGTGATTGA
- a CDS encoding Npun_R2479 family HD domain-containing metalloprotein, whose protein sequence is MLNLTAILIDAFVPQLQAGYQRTYGGYKPDYADIIAWAGNMALENIDNSDALYHNVEHTILVTLVGQEILRGKHIREGGVSCEDWLHFIISLLCHDIGYVKGVCRQDDDAQRLYATGIDGMKVSIAAGATDASLTPYHVDRGKLFIDERFGGHRLIDAESIKRNIELTRFPAPKDQDHQDTINYPGLLRAADLIGQLSDPRYLNKIGALFYEFEETGTNKALNYRHPGDLRRNYPKFYWNGVYPYIQETLSYLELTQEGKQIIANLYSNVCRVEHEQPLSLVA, encoded by the coding sequence ATGCTTAATTTAACAGCAATTTTGATTGATGCCTTTGTGCCGCAGTTGCAAGCCGGCTACCAGCGCACTTATGGGGGATATAAACCCGACTATGCAGATATTATTGCCTGGGCCGGCAATATGGCATTAGAAAATATTGATAATAGCGACGCACTTTATCACAACGTCGAACACACTATTTTAGTCACCTTAGTCGGTCAGGAAATTCTGCGCGGCAAGCATATCCGTGAAGGAGGGGTTTCCTGCGAAGATTGGCTACATTTCATTATTTCCCTGTTATGCCATGACATTGGCTATGTTAAAGGCGTTTGCCGGCAAGATGACGACGCGCAAAGATTGTACGCCACCGGCATAGACGGAATGAAAGTCAGTATCGCTGCCGGCGCAACCGATGCCAGCCTTACCCCTTATCATGTGGATCGGGGCAAACTGTTTATTGATGAGCGATTTGGCGGACACCGGCTGATAGATGCCGAAAGTATTAAACGCAATATTGAGCTGACTCGCTTTCCCGCGCCCAAAGATCAAGATCATCAAGATACCATCAACTATCCCGGACTACTTCGTGCCGCCGATCTCATCGGTCAACTCAGCGATCCCCGCTACTTAAACAAAATTGGTGCCTTGTTCTACGAATTTGAAGAAACCGGCACCAATAAAGCACTAAACTACCGCCACCCCGGAGATTTACGGCGCAACTATCCCAAGTTTTATTGGAACGGAGTTTACCCTTACATTCAAGAAACCCTCAGCTATTTAGAACTCACACAAGAAGGGAAACAAATTATTGCCAACCTCTACTCAAATGTGTGCCGAGTCGAACACGAGCAGCCGCTATCTTTAGTTGCCTAA
- a CDS encoding HNH endonuclease: MTSITDVLSRSVVVFSQNYLPVSRINIKRAIILLVTGKAEPLDFVGGTGGTSWPVRSPNCILQVPEYIRLTIAGKERIWKVPPVNRREVLRRDGHACQYCGSGKHLTLDHVIPRSKGGPHTWDNVVTACERCNSHKGNRTPLQAGMPLRSQPKAPIHPAVSFSEHFWREQQLRE; this comes from the coding sequence GTGACAAGCATAACTGACGTATTAAGCAGGTCGGTGGTGGTGTTCTCCCAGAACTACTTGCCAGTTAGCCGGATTAACATCAAGCGGGCAATTATTTTATTAGTCACCGGCAAGGCAGAACCACTCGATTTTGTGGGTGGAACAGGTGGCACTTCTTGGCCAGTGCGCTCACCAAATTGCATTTTGCAGGTGCCAGAATACATCCGTCTGACGATAGCCGGCAAAGAACGCATCTGGAAAGTTCCACCCGTAAACCGCCGGGAAGTTTTGCGGCGAGACGGCCACGCCTGCCAATACTGCGGCAGCGGCAAGCATTTGACCTTAGATCACGTCATTCCTCGGTCTAAAGGGGGTCCCCACACCTGGGATAACGTTGTCACCGCCTGCGAACGGTGCAACTCCCACAAAGGCAATCGCACACCCCTACAGGCGGGAATGCCACTTCGCAGCCAACCCAAGGCACCCATCCACCCAGCGGTGTCATTCTCCGAACACTTCTGGCGCGAACAGCAACTTCGGGAATAA
- a CDS encoding ribbon-helix-helix domain-containing protein has protein sequence MHTLTRTPTTEMEVTSIRLERELKEKLKELAGNQGYQALIRDLLWNYVQQKSGDYRPQFSRADIRASLAATAQKEEHCVLTGKLIRPQEPMLLGLTTNGDMVPLSLESLAG, from the coding sequence ATGCATACCCTCACTCGCACTCCGACCACTGAAATGGAAGTTACTAGCATACGCTTGGAGAGAGAGCTGAAGGAAAAACTCAAAGAACTCGCTGGCAATCAAGGATATCAAGCCCTAATTCGAGATTTGCTCTGGAATTATGTTCAGCAGAAATCAGGAGATTATCGACCGCAATTTTCCAGGGCGGATATTCGAGCGAGTCTGGCAGCAACCGCGCAAAAAGAAGAACACTGCGTTCTCACGGGCAAGTTAATTCGACCGCAGGAACCCATGTTATTAGGACTCACAACGAACGGTGATATGGTTCCCCTCAGTTTGGAGAGTTTGGCCGGCTAG
- a CDS encoding succinylglutamate desuccinylase/aspartoacylase family protein encodes MIPDISTIPLLQLASGDRLSLQVYKFAGIQPGKKVYLQANLHGAEIVGNAVIHQLIEFLMTLDASQLAGEIWLLPVCNPLGTNQRGHNFSTGRFNSYDGKDWNRIFWDYEKECEDLDAFAQSQLNFDTATIRQNYLKRIKESFEKLLEKIQSPASVPYHERYRYQLQSLCIDADYLIDLHSSTNQCVDFVYYFRHREESAKYFLLDCGMILDKYDGDAFDEAFIKPWLALEESFSKSGREIQFDIEAWTLELGSGMQMNSESVEKGIRGIKNYLIQKGILYAGTFSHDKNIAREMILKQRSEVKKYFASAGGMIQNRVALETAVKAGDLLYQILSFNKVGELPAVLDVCAEDAGSVFELSINESVNEGEFVLSMM; translated from the coding sequence ATGATTCCAGATATTTCAACGATTCCACTACTGCAACTTGCTTCTGGTGATCGCCTCTCATTGCAAGTTTATAAGTTTGCCGGCATCCAACCGGGTAAAAAAGTTTACTTGCAAGCGAACCTGCATGGCGCTGAAATTGTCGGCAATGCGGTGATTCACCAACTGATAGAATTCTTGATGACATTAGATGCCTCCCAGCTTGCCGGGGAAATTTGGCTGCTGCCGGTGTGCAACCCATTGGGAACTAATCAGCGAGGGCATAATTTTTCCACAGGGCGCTTCAACAGTTATGATGGAAAAGACTGGAATCGAATCTTCTGGGATTATGAAAAAGAGTGCGAGGATTTAGACGCCTTCGCGCAAAGTCAGCTTAATTTTGACACAGCTACCATTCGGCAAAATTATCTGAAGCGGATAAAAGAAAGCTTTGAAAAGCTGTTAGAAAAAATCCAATCTCCGGCAAGTGTACCCTATCATGAGCGTTACCGCTATCAGTTACAGTCTTTATGTATTGATGCAGATTATTTGATAGACTTGCATAGTTCTACCAATCAATGCGTGGATTTTGTCTATTACTTCCGCCATCGGGAAGAAAGTGCCAAATACTTTTTACTGGATTGTGGCATGATCTTGGATAAATATGATGGGGATGCCTTCGATGAAGCGTTTATCAAGCCTTGGCTAGCTTTAGAAGAAAGTTTTTCTAAATCGGGAAGAGAAATTCAATTTGATATAGAAGCTTGGACTTTGGAACTTGGTTCGGGGATGCAAATGAATTCTGAATCTGTGGAGAAAGGAATTCGAGGCATCAAGAATTATTTAATTCAAAAAGGGATATTATATGCCGGCACATTTTCCCATGATAAAAATATAGCACGCGAAATGATTTTAAAGCAACGAAGCGAGGTAAAAAAATACTTTGCATCTGCCGGCGGCATGATTCAAAATCGAGTAGCTTTGGAAACTGCAGTTAAGGCTGGAGATTTGCTTTACCAGATTCTCAGTTTTAATAAAGTTGGAGAGTTACCGGCTGTCTTGGATGTTTGTGCTGAGGATGCCGGCAGCGTTTTTGAACTTTCTATTAATGAGTCGGTGAATGAAGGCGAGTTTGTTTTATCAATGATGTAA